CGTGCAGCGCGCCGGCCGCGCGGGCCGCACCCGCGCCGGGCACTGCGTGCGCCTCTACACCCAGCACGACTTCGACGGCCGGCCTGATCAGGAGGCCCCGGAGATCCGCCGCACCGACCTGGCCGAAACGGTGCTCTCGCTGCGCGCGGCGGGCGTGAAGGACCTGACGGCGTTCCCGTTCTTCGAGCCGCCCCCCGCCCCCGCGCTGGAGGCCGCGGAGACGCTGCTGCGCCGGCTGGGCGCGGTGGACGCGAAGGGCCAGGTGACGGCCGTGGGCCAGCGGCTCCTGCGCTTCCCCGTGCACCCGCGCCAGGCGCGCGTCATCGTCGAGGGCGAGCGCCGAGGCGTGGGCGGTGAGGCCGCCGTGCTCGCGGCCCTCATGGGTGAACGCGACATCCGCCGTGAGGCCCGCGCCAACCTGGGGGGCGGGGGCCGGGCGTCCGCGCTCGTCAGCGGGCCTTCCGACCTGCTGGAGCTCCTGGAGCGCTTCCGCGAGGCCGGCCGTTCGGGCTTCGCCTCCGGCCGCATGCAGTCGCTGTCCCTGGACGCGGGCGCGGTGCAGTCCGTGGAGCGCGTGCAGAAGCAGCTGCGCCGCACGGTGCGGGAACAGGGCGCTCGCCCCGGCCGTCCCGAGGACGTGGAGCAAGCGCTGATGCTCAGCGTGCTCGCGGGCTATCCGGACCGCGTGGCCCGCAGGCGGAGGCCGCGCTCGCCGGAGCTGCTCATGTTCGGCGGCGGCACCACCAGCCTGTCCGAGTTCAGCGTCGTGCAGGACGCGGACCTGATGGTCGCCGTGGACGCGGAGGAGCGCCCGGGCCGCGGCGCCGTCGTGCGGCTCGCCAGCACCGTGGAGGCCGAGTGGCTGCTGGACCTCTACCCGGAGGCGTTGGAGGAGGTGGACACCCTCCAGTGGAACGCGGACTCGCGCCGCGTGGAGCGCCTCACCCGGCTGGCCTACGGCAACCTGGTGCTGGAGGAGACGCGCACGCCCGCGCCACCGTCCGAGGAGGCCGCGCGCGTGCTGGTTGAAGCCGCGCTGGCCGCGGGCCCGGAGCGCTTCGCGGAGCCCGAGGCGCTGGAGCAGTGGCGCACCCGCGTGGCGCTTCTGGGCAAGGCGTTCCCCGAGGCGGGCTTCCCCACCGTGGACGCGGCCTTCATGCGCGACGCGCTGGCGTCCCTGTGCGTGGGCGCGCGCAGCTTCTCCGACCTGGAGGGCGTGTCGCTGCTGGATGCGCTCTACGCGCGGCTCACCTCCGAGCAGCAGCGGCTCTTGGCGAACCACGCCCCCGAGCGCGTCACCCTGCCCGGCGGGCGCGGCGTGAAGGTGCACTACGAGCCCAACAAGCCCCCCTGGGTGGAGTCACGGCTGCAGGACTTCTTCGGGATGGCGCAGGGGCCCAGCGTGGGCGCGGGCCGCGTGCCGCTGGTGCTGCACCTGCTGGCTCCCAACATGCGCGCCGTCCAGGTGACCACGGACCTGGCGGGCTTCTGGGAGCGTCACTACCCGGCGATCCGCAAGGAGCTGTGCCGCAAGTACCCCCGGCACTCGTGGCCCGAGGATCCGCGCCACGCCGAGCCACCCGCGCCCCGTCCTCCGAGGCGCTGACGGAAAGCGCGGCGCGCGGGACTACAGCCGCTTGTGCATCTCCAGGTGGTCGATGCCAGCCTCGTCGAAGACAGCGCCGACGGGCTGGTAGCCGTGCTTCTTGTAGAAGTCGAGCGCGTAGAGCTGGGCGTGCAGCATGATGCCGTTTACGTTGCGGCGGCGCGCCTCCTCCTCCAGCGACGTGAGGAGCAGCGAGCCCACGCGGGCCTTGCGGTGCGCCTGGAGTACCGCCATGCGGCCAATCTGGCCCCACGTCCCGCTCTGCCCCGCGGGGGGCTCCGGGAGCTTCACCAGCCGGCCGGTGCCGATGGCGTGGCCACCCTGGTAGGCGATGACGTGGTAGGCGTGGGCGTCCTCGGCGTCGCGCTCGATGCCCTCGGGCACGTGCTGCTCCTCGATGAACACCACCTCGCGGATGGCGAGGGCCTGCATGAGCTCCGCCTCGTCCTTGATGTGGGCGATGGTGACGGGTGCCGGGGAAGTCTCTGGAGGCGTCGGCATGGCTGAGGGCAAGGTACACAAAAGCCCGCGCCGCCAACAGGCGGAAAAAACCACGGCCTGCCGCCCCGGCATCCCCCCCGCGCGGCCGGTCCGTCCCCTGCCCCCTGGCCGCGAAAGGGCTTGTCGCGAAAGCCCCGCCGCATCGGGTCGGCTGGTCGCGATTGCCCTCTCACGTCGGGGCCATGGCGGGTTCCACTCCGCGCATGGGCGGACGGCCCGGAGGAGGATCACCCCGGGGAGGGCATGGTAGGGTTCAGGCCAATGCGTACCCGTGCCCTCTTCGCCCTGTCCGTGGGCCTGCTGTCGACGCCCGCGCTCGCCCAGAAGGAGTTCTTTTTTGGAACGGGAGAGCCGCCCGTGTTCCGCGAAGCGGACATGGACAAGCGGTTCCTCCGCTCCCGCGTCAATCAGGCCCTGGTGCAGGGGACGAGCGACGCGAACTGCGCGCAGCTCGTGGGCGCGCTGCTCACCATCGTGGGCGAGTCCGCGCCGTACCTGCACAAGCGCGA
The sequence above is drawn from the Corallococcus sp. NCRR genome and encodes:
- the hrpB gene encoding ATP-dependent helicase HrpB — translated: MADVALPIDPLLPDIVSTLRSSRSLVLEAPPGAGKTTRVPRALLEAGLGAGKEIVVLQPRRLPTRLAAQRVSEEIGERVGETVGYQVRFEDVRGPKTRMSFVTEGVLGRRLLTDSTLRDVGIVVLDEFHERHLSADISLALLRRLQETARPDLKLVVMSATLEAEPVRAYLGGAPSLRSEGRRFDVSVEYLSAPDERHLDQQVLSALKRLFTQGVDGDVLVFLPGAGEIRRARDTCAEFAERHDADVLPLHGDLSPAEQDRAVRRSSRRKIILSTNVAETSVTIDGVAVVIDSGLARVASHSPWSGLPQLKLGKVSRASAVQRAGRAGRTRAGHCVRLYTQHDFDGRPDQEAPEIRRTDLAETVLSLRAAGVKDLTAFPFFEPPPAPALEAAETLLRRLGAVDAKGQVTAVGQRLLRFPVHPRQARVIVEGERRGVGGEAAVLAALMGERDIRREARANLGGGGRASALVSGPSDLLELLERFREAGRSGFASGRMQSLSLDAGAVQSVERVQKQLRRTVREQGARPGRPEDVEQALMLSVLAGYPDRVARRRRPRSPELLMFGGGTTSLSEFSVVQDADLMVAVDAEERPGRGAVVRLASTVEAEWLLDLYPEALEEVDTLQWNADSRRVERLTRLAYGNLVLEETRTPAPPSEEAARVLVEAALAAGPERFAEPEALEQWRTRVALLGKAFPEAGFPTVDAAFMRDALASLCVGARSFSDLEGVSLLDALYARLTSEQQRLLANHAPERVTLPGGRGVKVHYEPNKPPWVESRLQDFFGMAQGPSVGAGRVPLVLHLLAPNMRAVQVTTDLAGFWERHYPAIRKELCRKYPRHSWPEDPRHAEPPAPRPPRR
- a CDS encoding GNAT family N-acetyltransferase, producing the protein MPTPPETSPAPVTIAHIKDEAELMQALAIREVVFIEEQHVPEGIERDAEDAHAYHVIAYQGGHAIGTGRLVKLPEPPAGQSGTWGQIGRMAVLQAHRKARVGSLLLTSLEEEARRRNVNGIMLHAQLYALDFYKKHGYQPVGAVFDEAGIDHLEMHKRL